Proteins encoded together in one Coffea arabica cultivar ET-39 chromosome 2c, Coffea Arabica ET-39 HiFi, whole genome shotgun sequence window:
- the LOC113724839 gene encoding pyridoxal reductase, chloroplastic-like isoform X3, with the protein MALSIWMPASISISAPPTWYVKCSGAKASTADSFIPSSLLNSLKTLKFPRFWPWQRVKMGPLTVSPMGFGTWAWGNQLLWGYQESMDSQLQDTFNLALENGINFFDTADSYGTGKLNGQSERLLGKFIREFQGRKAFQDDVVIATKFAAYPWRLTPGQFVNACKSSLHRMQIEQIGIGQLHWSTANYAPLQERALWDGLVAMHEKGLVRAVGVSNYGPKQLLKIHDYLKARGVPLCSAQVQFSLLSMGRDQMEIKKLCDSLGIRLISYSPLGLGMLTGKYSPSNLPQGPRGLLFRQILPGLEPLLSSLKEIAGKRRKTMSQVAINWCICKGTIPIPGVKSVKQGEENLGALGWQLSADELSQLEYGALESPSKMIQNIFQTS; encoded by the exons ATGGCTCTCTCAATCTGGATGCCCGCATCAATATCGATCTCAGCACCACCCACTTGGTATGTTAAATGCAGCGGAGCTAAAGCTTCAACAGCAGACTCCTTTATCCCTTCATCACTCTTAAATTCCCTGAAGACTCTCAAATTCCCTCGTTTCTGGCCTTGGCAAAGG GTAAAGATGGGTCCTCTGACAGTGTCGCCCATGGGGTTTGGGACTTGGGCATGGGGGAACCAGCTTCTGTGGGGTTATCAGGAATCAATGGACTCTCAGCTTCAGGACACTTTCAATCTTGCCCTGGAGAAtgggattaatttctttgatacTGCTGATTCTTATGGAACTGGGAAGTTGAATGGACAAAGCGAGAGACTTCTTGGCAAATTCATCCGCGAGTTTCAAG gAAGAAAGGCATTCCAAGATGACGTTGTCATTGCAACAAAGTTTGCTGCATATCCATGGCGTCTAACACCTGGACAATTTGTCAACGCTTGCAA GTCTTCTCTGCATCGGATGCAAATTGAACAAATAGGAATTGGACAGCTGCACTGGTCAACTGCCAATTACGCTCCTCTTCAAGAGCGAGCTCTTTGGGATGGTTTGGTTGCAATGCATGAGAAG GGTTTAGTTCGGGCAGTTGGTGTGAGCAATTATGGGCCAAAACAACTTCTGAAAATACATGATTACCTTAAAGCCAGGGGAGTTCCTTTATGCTCTGCACAG GTTCAGTTTTCACTGCTTAGCATGGGAAGGGACCAAATGGAGATCAAGAAGTTATGTGATTCTTTGGGTATTAGATTGATTTCGTATAGTCCTTTGGGGCTTGGGATGCTAACCGGGAAATACAGCCCTTCTAATCTTCCTCAGGGACCTAG GGGCCTACTATTTAGACAAATCCTGCCGGGATTGGAGCCCTTACTAAGTTCATTAAAAGAAATTGCCGGGAAAAGACGGAAAACTATGTCACAG GTTGCTATAAATTGGTGCATCTGCAAAGGAACAATTCCAATACCTGGAGTCAAGTCAGTCAAGCAGGGCGAGGAGAATTTAGGTGCCCTTGGTTGGCAACTCTCTGCAGACGAGTTATCTCAATTAGAATATGGTGCCCTTGAATCTCCCAGCAAAATGATTCAAAACATTTTTCAGACCAGCTAA
- the LOC113724839 gene encoding pyridoxal reductase, chloroplastic-like isoform X1, with product MALSIWMPASISISAPPTWYVKCSGAKASTADSFIPSSLLNSLKTLKFPRFWPWQRVKMGPLTVSPMGFGTWAWGNQLLWGYQESMDSQLQDTFNLALENGINFFDTADSYGTGKLNGQSERLLGKFIREFQGRKAFQDDVVIATKFAAYPWRLTPGQFVNACKSSLHRMQIEQIGIGQLHWSTANYAPLQERALWDGLVAMHEKGLVRAVGVSNYGPKQLLKIHDYLKARGVPLCSAQVQFSLLSMGRDQMEIKKLCDSLGIRLISYSPLGLGMLTGKYSPSNLPQGPRGLLFRQILPGLEPLLSSLKEIAGKRRKTMSQIPIPVGNVYAINDALSAEGAADDYETCLKHLVKNRTIEVSEVNGFPKFDLMLLGMGPDGHVASLFHGHPLVKENKKWVTFIKDSPKPPPERITLTFPVINASAHIALVVVGAGKADAVRSTLGSDQDTDLLPVHMVSPDGKLNWFLDKGAASKL from the exons ATGGCTCTCTCAATCTGGATGCCCGCATCAATATCGATCTCAGCACCACCCACTTGGTATGTTAAATGCAGCGGAGCTAAAGCTTCAACAGCAGACTCCTTTATCCCTTCATCACTCTTAAATTCCCTGAAGACTCTCAAATTCCCTCGTTTCTGGCCTTGGCAAAGG GTAAAGATGGGTCCTCTGACAGTGTCGCCCATGGGGTTTGGGACTTGGGCATGGGGGAACCAGCTTCTGTGGGGTTATCAGGAATCAATGGACTCTCAGCTTCAGGACACTTTCAATCTTGCCCTGGAGAAtgggattaatttctttgatacTGCTGATTCTTATGGAACTGGGAAGTTGAATGGACAAAGCGAGAGACTTCTTGGCAAATTCATCCGCGAGTTTCAAG gAAGAAAGGCATTCCAAGATGACGTTGTCATTGCAACAAAGTTTGCTGCATATCCATGGCGTCTAACACCTGGACAATTTGTCAACGCTTGCAA GTCTTCTCTGCATCGGATGCAAATTGAACAAATAGGAATTGGACAGCTGCACTGGTCAACTGCCAATTACGCTCCTCTTCAAGAGCGAGCTCTTTGGGATGGTTTGGTTGCAATGCATGAGAAG GGTTTAGTTCGGGCAGTTGGTGTGAGCAATTATGGGCCAAAACAACTTCTGAAAATACATGATTACCTTAAAGCCAGGGGAGTTCCTTTATGCTCTGCACAG GTTCAGTTTTCACTGCTTAGCATGGGAAGGGACCAAATGGAGATCAAGAAGTTATGTGATTCTTTGGGTATTAGATTGATTTCGTATAGTCCTTTGGGGCTTGGGATGCTAACCGGGAAATACAGCCCTTCTAATCTTCCTCAGGGACCTAG GGGCCTACTATTTAGACAAATCCTGCCGGGATTGGAGCCCTTACTAAGTTCATTAAAAGAAATTGCCGGGAAAAGACGGAAAACTATGTCACAG ATTCCAATTCCTGTTGGCAACGTGTATGCCATAAATGATGCATTGTCTGCTGAAGGTGCTGCAGATGACTATGAGACCTGTCTCAAGCACTTGGTTAAGAACAGGACGATAGAAGTATCAGAGGTCAATGGTTTTCCAAAATTTGATCTCATGCTTTTGGGAATGGGACCAGATGGGCACGTTGCCTCTCTTTTTCATGGGCATCCACTTGTGAAAGAGAACAAGAAGTGGGTTACTTTCATCAAGGACTCGCCAAAACCTCCTCCGGAGAGGATAACGTTGACATTCCCTGTAATAAATGCTTCCGCACATATTGCACTTGTTGTAGTAGGAGCTGGTAAAGCCGATGCTGTTCGTTCAACACTGGGTAGTGATCAGGACACCGATTTGCTTCCCGTGCACATGGTTTCACCTGACGGGAAGTTGAATTGGTTCTTGGACAAGGGTGCGGCTTCAAAGCTGTAG
- the LOC113724839 gene encoding pyridoxal reductase, chloroplastic-like isoform X2 — MGPLTVSPMGFGTWAWGNQLLWGYQESMDSQLQDTFNLALENGINFFDTADSYGTGKLNGQSERLLGKFIREFQGRKAFQDDVVIATKFAAYPWRLTPGQFVNACKSSLHRMQIEQIGIGQLHWSTANYAPLQERALWDGLVAMHEKGLVRAVGVSNYGPKQLLKIHDYLKARGVPLCSAQVQFSLLSMGRDQMEIKKLCDSLGIRLISYSPLGLGMLTGKYSPSNLPQGPRGLLFRQILPGLEPLLSSLKEIAGKRRKTMSQIPIPVGNVYAINDALSAEGAADDYETCLKHLVKNRTIEVSEVNGFPKFDLMLLGMGPDGHVASLFHGHPLVKENKKWVTFIKDSPKPPPERITLTFPVINASAHIALVVVGAGKADAVRSTLGSDQDTDLLPVHMVSPDGKLNWFLDKGAASKL, encoded by the exons ATGGGTCCTCTGACAGTGTCGCCCATGGGGTTTGGGACTTGGGCATGGGGGAACCAGCTTCTGTGGGGTTATCAGGAATCAATGGACTCTCAGCTTCAGGACACTTTCAATCTTGCCCTGGAGAAtgggattaatttctttgatacTGCTGATTCTTATGGAACTGGGAAGTTGAATGGACAAAGCGAGAGACTTCTTGGCAAATTCATCCGCGAGTTTCAAG gAAGAAAGGCATTCCAAGATGACGTTGTCATTGCAACAAAGTTTGCTGCATATCCATGGCGTCTAACACCTGGACAATTTGTCAACGCTTGCAA GTCTTCTCTGCATCGGATGCAAATTGAACAAATAGGAATTGGACAGCTGCACTGGTCAACTGCCAATTACGCTCCTCTTCAAGAGCGAGCTCTTTGGGATGGTTTGGTTGCAATGCATGAGAAG GGTTTAGTTCGGGCAGTTGGTGTGAGCAATTATGGGCCAAAACAACTTCTGAAAATACATGATTACCTTAAAGCCAGGGGAGTTCCTTTATGCTCTGCACAG GTTCAGTTTTCACTGCTTAGCATGGGAAGGGACCAAATGGAGATCAAGAAGTTATGTGATTCTTTGGGTATTAGATTGATTTCGTATAGTCCTTTGGGGCTTGGGATGCTAACCGGGAAATACAGCCCTTCTAATCTTCCTCAGGGACCTAG GGGCCTACTATTTAGACAAATCCTGCCGGGATTGGAGCCCTTACTAAGTTCATTAAAAGAAATTGCCGGGAAAAGACGGAAAACTATGTCACAG ATTCCAATTCCTGTTGGCAACGTGTATGCCATAAATGATGCATTGTCTGCTGAAGGTGCTGCAGATGACTATGAGACCTGTCTCAAGCACTTGGTTAAGAACAGGACGATAGAAGTATCAGAGGTCAATGGTTTTCCAAAATTTGATCTCATGCTTTTGGGAATGGGACCAGATGGGCACGTTGCCTCTCTTTTTCATGGGCATCCACTTGTGAAAGAGAACAAGAAGTGGGTTACTTTCATCAAGGACTCGCCAAAACCTCCTCCGGAGAGGATAACGTTGACATTCCCTGTAATAAATGCTTCCGCACATATTGCACTTGTTGTAGTAGGAGCTGGTAAAGCCGATGCTGTTCGTTCAACACTGGGTAGTGATCAGGACACCGATTTGCTTCCCGTGCACATGGTTTCACCTGACGGGAAGTTGAATTGGTTCTTGGACAAGGGTGCGGCTTCAAAGCTGTAG
- the LOC113728253 gene encoding probable 6-phosphogluconolactonase 4, chloroplastic — MASEKAKKTILKFDTEDDVAVALAKYTADLSQRFIQEKGSFNVVLSGGTLIDTMRYLTQAPHKESVDWSKWNIFWLDERVVPLEHKDSNYKLAYDGFLSKVSIPGGQIFPINDKKSPEGAAEDYEALHRDLVERKILPLSDATGFPKFDLMLLGMGPDGHVASLFPNHPQRNEKERWVTFITNSPKPPPPRITYTFPVINSSSEIAMVVTGAELATAVKDVLGNPNSNLPAAEVSPQGLLTWFLDKDAASKL; from the exons ATGGCTAGCGAAAAAGCGAAGAAGACCATCCTGAAATTCGACACCGAGGATGATGTCGCGGTGGCTCTGGCCAAATACACCGCCGATCTCTCCCAAAGATTTATCCAAGAGAAAGGTTCTTTCAACGTCGTCCTCTCGGGAGGTACCCTAATCGACACTATGAG GTATCTAACCCAGGCCCCTCACAAGGAATCAGTGGATTGGTCAAAATGGAACATATTTTGGTTGGATGAGAGGGTGGTTCCCCTGGAGCACAAGGACAGCAATTACAAACTTGCCTACGATGGATTTCTTTCAAAG GTATCAATTCCAGGTGGTCAAATTTTTCCCATCAATGACAAAAAGTCACCTGAGGGTGCAGCTGAAGATTACGAGGCCCTTCACCGGGATTTGGTCGAGAGAAAGATCCTACCTTTGTCAGATGCTACTGGTTTCCCCAAATTCGATCTCATGCTTCTCGGCATGGGACCAGATGGGCATGTGGCTTCTTTATTCCCTAACCATCCTCAGCGAAATGAGAAGGAGCGTTGGGTGACCTTTATTACAAACTCGCCAAAACCACCTCCACCAAGAATCACGTACACCTTTCCTGTGATCAACTCTTCGTCAGAGATTGCAATGGTGGTAACTGGCGCCGAGTTAGCCACTGCAGTGAAAGATGTGCTGGGGAATCCCAACTCGAATTTGCCTGCCGCTGAAGTTTCCCCCCAGGGACTTCTCACCTGGTTTTTGGACAAGGATGCTGCTTCAAAACTTTGA
- the LOC113724840 gene encoding rab GTPase-activating protein 22-like isoform X1 — MLLLFFFTTSTASAGGPSPVELISNTINKLTGIFLIGGGGSGGGGGDEGHDSGFWKYATSSNAGVAFTVTALAGLALAAAVLCNTRGRLKSPWSRRKRKHALSPQQWRSMFTPDGKLRDRGAKFLKKVRSGGVDPRIRVEVWPFLLGVYDLGSTQEERNIIRTEKRKEYEKLRKQCRRVLKHNDEIFKLSEAGGTSSFLLVGCDSPNSEDAVSARESLSSEERSPSINYSEHLTASMLDGNADSKRFTDASVIYDSDSSDSDSSEDPEVSQTFPSTESREENDPRMSPKDESSPSKTEVQSRNIEDFASWQRIIRLDAVRANGEWISYSPTQAAVPDERARCSAETVGLKDYDHLEPSRIFHAARLVAILEAYALYDPEIGYCQGMSDLLSPIVAVMTEDHEAFWCFVGFMRKARHNFRLDEVGIRRQLNIVSKIIKFKDSHLYRHLEKLQAEDCFFVYRMVVVLFRRELTFEQTLCLWEVMWADQAAIRAGIWKSAWSRIRLRAPPTEDLLLYAIAASVLQRRKQIIEKYSSMDEILRECNSMAGHLDVWKLLNDAHDLVVTLHDKIETPF, encoded by the exons ATGCTCTTGCTCTTCTTCTTCACTACTTCTACAGCCTCAGCTGGTGGACCTTCCCCTGTTGAACTAATCAGTAACACTATCAACAAGCTAACTGGAATCTTCCTTATCGGCGGCGGCGGCAGCGGTGGAGGCGGAGGAGACGAAGGGCACGACAGTGGATTCTGGAAGTACGCAACATCTTCTAATGCCGGAGTAGCTTTCACTGTCACGGCCTTGGCCGGTCTCGCCTTGGCCGCCGCCGTTCTCTGCAACACTAG GGGCCGTCTAAAATCTCCATGGTcccgaagaaagagaaaacatgCTTTGTCACCTCAACAATGGAGAAGTATGTTTACACCAGACGGAAAACTTCGTGATCGTGGAGccaaatttctcaagaaagttAGAAGTGGG GGCGTTGATCCAAGAATCAGGGTGGAGGTCTGGCCATTCCTTCTTGGAGT TTATGACTTGGGCAGTACACAAGAGGAAAGGAATATTATAAGAACTGAGAAAAG AAAGGAATATGAGAAGCTTCGAAAGCAGTGCCGCCGAGTTTTGAAACATAATGATGAAATCTTTAAGTTGAGCGAAGCTGGTGGCACAAGCAGCTTCCTCCTCGTAGGCTGTGATTCTCCAAATTCTGAAGATGCTGTCAGTGCTAGGGAATCCCTTTCCAGTGAGGAAAGGAGCCCATCCATCAACTACTCAGAACATCTAACCGCATCAATGTTGGATGGGAATGCTGATTCTAAACGATTTACAGATGCAAGTGTGATTTATGATTCTGATTCTTCAGACTCAGATTCCTCAGAAGACCCTGAAGTCAGTCAAACTTTTCCATCGACTGAAAGTAGGGAGGAGAATGATCCTCGTATGTCCCCCAAGGATGAATCATCTCCTTCAAAGACTGAAGTCCAGTCACGAAATATTGAAGATTTTGCCTCATGGCAGCGGATTATTCGCCTTGATGCAGTTCGTGCAAATGGAGAGTGGATATCGTATTCCCCTACTCAGGCTGCCGTACCAGATGAAAGAGCACGTTGTTCTGCTGAAACTGTTGGGTTGAAGGACTATGACCACCTAGAACCTTCCAGGATTTTCCATGCTGCTCGACTAGTTGCCATTCTTGAAGCCTATGCTCTTTATGACCCTGAAATTGGCTACTGTCAGGGAATGAGTGATTTGCTGTCCCCAATCGTTGCTGTAATGACTGAGGACCATGAAGCTTTCTGGTGTTTTGTTGGTTTTATGAGGAAGGCTCGGCATAATTTTAGGCTCGATGAGGTTGGAATCAGAAGGCAACTGAATATTGTttctaaaattataaaattcaaGGATTCACATCTCTACCGACACTTGGAGAAGCTTCAGGCAGAGGACTGCTTTTTTGTATACAGGATGGTGGTGGTACTCTTTAGGAGGGAATTAACTTTTGAGCAAACACTTTGCCTGTGGGAAGTGATGTGGGCAGATCAAGCTGCAATTAGAGCTGGTATTTGGAAGTCTGCTTGGAGCAGAATAAGGCTGCGTGCACCCCCAACAGAAGATTTATTGTTGTATGCCATTGCTGCTTCAGTCTTGCAAAGAAGGAAACAAATCATAGAGAAGTATAGCAGCATGGATGAGATTTTAAGGGAGTGCAATAGCATGGCTGGGCATCTAGACGTGTGGAAACTCCTTAATGATGCACATGACTTGGTTGTGACCCTGCATGACAAGATAGAGACCCCTTTTTGA
- the LOC113724840 gene encoding rab GTPase-activating protein 22-like isoform X2, which translates to MKALRRSQTSSSSNSNSPSSSSSSSSSSWIYLRSVLFVVASSSPASCSSSDRGRLKSPWSRRKRKHALSPQQWRSMFTPDGKLRDRGAKFLKKVRSGGVDPRIRVEVWPFLLGVYDLGSTQEERNIIRTEKRKEYEKLRKQCRRVLKHNDEIFKLSEAGGTSSFLLVGCDSPNSEDAVSARESLSSEERSPSINYSEHLTASMLDGNADSKRFTDASVIYDSDSSDSDSSEDPEVSQTFPSTESREENDPRMSPKDESSPSKTEVQSRNIEDFASWQRIIRLDAVRANGEWISYSPTQAAVPDERARCSAETVGLKDYDHLEPSRIFHAARLVAILEAYALYDPEIGYCQGMSDLLSPIVAVMTEDHEAFWCFVGFMRKARHNFRLDEVGIRRQLNIVSKIIKFKDSHLYRHLEKLQAEDCFFVYRMVVVLFRRELTFEQTLCLWEVMWADQAAIRAGIWKSAWSRIRLRAPPTEDLLLYAIAASVLQRRKQIIEKYSSMDEILRECNSMAGHLDVWKLLNDAHDLVVTLHDKIETPF; encoded by the exons ATGAAAGCTCTCAGACGAAGTCAGACTTCGTCATCTTCCAATTCCAATTCACCGTCTTCGTCAtcgtcgtcgtcgtcgtcgtcgtGGATTTATTTGAGATCGGTTCTATTCGTAGTAGCGTCCTCTTCGCCAGCTTCTTGTTCTTCTTCCGATCG GGGCCGTCTAAAATCTCCATGGTcccgaagaaagagaaaacatgCTTTGTCACCTCAACAATGGAGAAGTATGTTTACACCAGACGGAAAACTTCGTGATCGTGGAGccaaatttctcaagaaagttAGAAGTGGG GGCGTTGATCCAAGAATCAGGGTGGAGGTCTGGCCATTCCTTCTTGGAGT TTATGACTTGGGCAGTACACAAGAGGAAAGGAATATTATAAGAACTGAGAAAAG AAAGGAATATGAGAAGCTTCGAAAGCAGTGCCGCCGAGTTTTGAAACATAATGATGAAATCTTTAAGTTGAGCGAAGCTGGTGGCACAAGCAGCTTCCTCCTCGTAGGCTGTGATTCTCCAAATTCTGAAGATGCTGTCAGTGCTAGGGAATCCCTTTCCAGTGAGGAAAGGAGCCCATCCATCAACTACTCAGAACATCTAACCGCATCAATGTTGGATGGGAATGCTGATTCTAAACGATTTACAGATGCAAGTGTGATTTATGATTCTGATTCTTCAGACTCAGATTCCTCAGAAGACCCTGAAGTCAGTCAAACTTTTCCATCGACTGAAAGTAGGGAGGAGAATGATCCTCGTATGTCCCCCAAGGATGAATCATCTCCTTCAAAGACTGAAGTCCAGTCACGAAATATTGAAGATTTTGCCTCATGGCAGCGGATTATTCGCCTTGATGCAGTTCGTGCAAATGGAGAGTGGATATCGTATTCCCCTACTCAGGCTGCCGTACCAGATGAAAGAGCACGTTGTTCTGCTGAAACTGTTGGGTTGAAGGACTATGACCACCTAGAACCTTCCAGGATTTTCCATGCTGCTCGACTAGTTGCCATTCTTGAAGCCTATGCTCTTTATGACCCTGAAATTGGCTACTGTCAGGGAATGAGTGATTTGCTGTCCCCAATCGTTGCTGTAATGACTGAGGACCATGAAGCTTTCTGGTGTTTTGTTGGTTTTATGAGGAAGGCTCGGCATAATTTTAGGCTCGATGAGGTTGGAATCAGAAGGCAACTGAATATTGTttctaaaattataaaattcaaGGATTCACATCTCTACCGACACTTGGAGAAGCTTCAGGCAGAGGACTGCTTTTTTGTATACAGGATGGTGGTGGTACTCTTTAGGAGGGAATTAACTTTTGAGCAAACACTTTGCCTGTGGGAAGTGATGTGGGCAGATCAAGCTGCAATTAGAGCTGGTATTTGGAAGTCTGCTTGGAGCAGAATAAGGCTGCGTGCACCCCCAACAGAAGATTTATTGTTGTATGCCATTGCTGCTTCAGTCTTGCAAAGAAGGAAACAAATCATAGAGAAGTATAGCAGCATGGATGAGATTTTAAGGGAGTGCAATAGCATGGCTGGGCATCTAGACGTGTGGAAACTCCTTAATGATGCACATGACTTGGTTGTGACCCTGCATGACAAGATAGAGACCCCTTTTTGA